One Mytilus trossulus isolate FHL-02 chromosome 5, PNRI_Mtr1.1.1.hap1, whole genome shotgun sequence DNA segment encodes these proteins:
- the LOC134718183 gene encoding uncharacterized protein LOC134718183, with protein MGCLQVFINAIVVALMAIYVYENERKMEKMSTQHDQTEKEIDVLKIEAKRKDDHMKELLSTKAETEKLTQLENQQIEGTKKLTEIENQQIAGTRKLTEVEKQQIAGTKQIAEVENQLLKSNEKGVTYIRWGKTKCDGNNTETIYSGQVGGGHYSHTGASVNYVCLPDNPDVALPLKKGGGYAILYGAEYEIFEPNKPEGIRSGISDHDVACAACLAKGKQISIMIPGRKTCYNGWTKEYEGILMAGSTVHVAASEYACVDKATEVIAGGSKNDNGKLFYPVITSCGSLKCPPYKQDTEVLCVICSK; from the exons ATGGGCTGTTTGCAAGTATTCATAAATGCTATTGTTGTAGCTTTGATGGCTATATACGTgtatgaaaatgaaagaaaaatggAGAAAATGTCGACCCAGCATGATCAAACAG AAAAGGAGATCGATGTATTAAAGATAGAAGCTAAAAGGAAAGATGACCACATGAAAGAGTTATTATCAACAAAAGCAGAGACAGAGAAACTAACCCAATTAGAAAATCAACAGATCGAAGGAACAAAAAAACTAACTGAAATAGAAAATCAACAAATCGCAGGGACAAGAAAACTTACTGAAGTAGAAAAGCAACAAATCGCAGGGACAAAACAAATTGCTGAAGTGGAAAATCAACTTCTCAAGTCAAATGAAAAAG GGGTGACATACATCAGATGGGGTAAGACAAAATGTGATGGAAATAACACTGAAACAATATATTCag GTCAAGTAGGTGGTGGTCACTACTCACACACCGGGGCAAGCGTAAACTACGTATGTTTACCTGACAACCCAGACGTCGCACTCCCGCTCAAAAAAGGTGGTGGCTACGCTATTCTGTATGGGGCAGAATACGAAATATTTGAACCAAACAAACCAGAAGGAATCAGATCTGGTATATCAGATCATGACGTTGCTTGTGCAGCATGTCTAgcaaaaggaaaacaaatatcaattatgaTACCag GAAGAAAAACTTGTTACAATGGATGGACAAAAGAATACGAAGGAATTTTAATGGCAGGATCAACTGTTCATGTTGCTGCATCAGAATATGCATGTGTAGATAAAGCCACTGAAGTCATAGCCGGTGGATCTAAAAACGACAatggaaaattattttatcCTGTTATAACATCATGTGGCTCACTAAAATGTCCGCCATATAAACAGGACACAGAAGTATTGTGTGTTATTTGCTCAAAATAG